From a region of the Phycisphaerae bacterium genome:
- a CDS encoding PQQ-like beta-propeller repeat protein — protein MAGEMQPVPAIGFPGRCPSLLGIVLLIGCVAPGAVAYAGDAWPQWGGVHTDFRVPGAKIADHWPESGPKELWKRDLGDGYSSIVYDGDRLYTMYSRREKLEENKWAMNGKEVVVALDPATGETVWEFAYSVPWEEDMAMEFGPGPHSTPLVHRDRVFAVGCLAKLHCLDRKSGKLNWSKDLHAEYEASHLGRGYGASPLPYKDTIIIPIGGEGKSIIALKASDGSLAWKAQDFGPTYASPMLIDVDGQKQLVVFTGAEVSGLDPDDGSLLWTHPHPTQYGANISTPVWCDGNILIVSAAYGMGARGIHLKREGDKTVAEELWFSQKMRIQHGTAVARGDYLYGSSGDFGPAFLAAMNIRTGEMAWRDRRFSKANVLLAGDKLIILDEDGKLALAPAAPEELKVLAEFQLCDRNAWTVPTLVGDRLFVRDRKYIRALDLG, from the coding sequence ATGGCAGGCGAGATGCAACCAGTACCCGCGATCGGTTTTCCCGGCAGATGCCCCAGCCTTCTGGGGATCGTGCTGCTGATCGGATGCGTCGCACCCGGAGCGGTCGCCTATGCGGGCGACGCCTGGCCGCAATGGGGCGGCGTGCATACGGACTTTCGCGTTCCGGGAGCGAAGATCGCGGACCATTGGCCCGAGTCCGGCCCCAAGGAGTTGTGGAAGCGCGATCTCGGCGACGGGTACTCGTCCATTGTCTACGACGGCGATCGCCTCTACACGATGTATTCGCGGCGCGAGAAGCTGGAAGAAAACAAGTGGGCGATGAACGGTAAGGAGGTCGTCGTCGCCTTGGATCCGGCCACGGGAGAGACGGTCTGGGAGTTCGCCTACAGCGTTCCCTGGGAGGAGGACATGGCCATGGAGTTCGGCCCCGGTCCGCACTCCACGCCGCTGGTCCACAGGGACCGTGTCTTCGCGGTGGGCTGCCTCGCCAAGCTGCACTGCCTGGATCGAAAGTCGGGCAAGCTGAACTGGAGCAAGGACCTGCATGCCGAGTATGAGGCTTCGCACCTCGGGCGCGGCTACGGCGCGAGCCCCTTGCCCTACAAGGATACGATCATCATTCCCATCGGAGGCGAAGGGAAGAGCATCATCGCGCTGAAGGCTTCGGACGGTTCCCTGGCGTGGAAAGCGCAGGACTTCGGTCCGACATATGCGTCGCCCATGCTGATCGACGTCGACGGGCAGAAGCAGCTCGTCGTCTTCACCGGCGCGGAGGTCTCGGGACTGGACCCCGACGATGGCTCGCTCCTATGGACGCACCCGCACCCGACGCAGTACGGCGCGAACATCTCGACGCCGGTGTGGTGCGATGGGAACATCCTCATCGTTTCGGCGGCTTACGGCATGGGGGCGCGCGGAATTCACCTCAAGCGCGAAGGCGACAAAACCGTCGCCGAAGAGCTGTGGTTCAGCCAGAAGATGCGCATTCAGCACGGCACGGCCGTGGCCAGGGGGGATTATCTCTACGGTTCGTCGGGAGATTTCGGCCCTGCGTTCCTGGCGGCCATGAACATCCGCACGGGTGAAATGGCGTGGCGGGACCGCCGGTTCTCCAAGGCCAACGTTCTGCTGGCAGGCGATAAGCTGATCATTCTGGACGAAGACGGCAAGCTGGCATTGGCCCCGGCGGCGCCCGAGGAGCTCAAGGTGCTCGCCGAGTTTCAGCTTTGTGATCGGAATGCCTGGACGGTTCCCACGCTCGTGGGAGATCGCCTTTTCGTTCGCGACCGGAAGTACATCCGGGCGCTCGATCTGGGGTAG
- a CDS encoding M48 family metallopeptidase, translating to MKRVLALILIAAALPVNVGCRCMSGPMSHDTASPDRAEALAGSRAARKVEERFGGVIRDASFEHRAERIAQRLRERAVDPPPPCRVRLLDSATPNAISLPGGRIYVTLGLYERLRSDALLAAVIAHEMAHLAAGDHFAERSAGADAALAVEIRADVQAARYLIAAGFDADALIDLLEIIRHDQPTSWADARVARLAALSG from the coding sequence GTGAAGCGCGTTCTTGCCCTCATCCTCATTGCGGCGGCACTCCCCGTCAACGTCGGTTGCCGCTGCATGTCGGGCCCGATGTCGCACGACACGGCATCGCCGGATCGGGCGGAAGCGCTGGCCGGTTCTCGGGCGGCGCGCAAGGTCGAGGAACGGTTCGGAGGCGTCATCCGTGACGCGTCCTTCGAACACCGCGCGGAACGGATTGCCCAGCGCTTGAGGGAGAGAGCGGTGGATCCGCCACCGCCATGCCGGGTCCGGCTGCTGGATAGTGCCACGCCCAACGCCATTTCACTTCCCGGCGGGCGGATTTACGTTACGCTAGGTCTTTACGAACGACTTCGCAGCGACGCGCTCCTTGCCGCGGTCATCGCTCATGAAATGGCTCATCTTGCCGCGGGCGATCACTTCGCCGAACGGTCCGCCGGGGCGGACGCCGCATTGGCCGTGGAAATCCGCGCGGATGTCCAGGCTGCGCGGTATCTCATTGCGGCAGGTTTTGACGCGGACGCCCTGATCGACCTGCTGGAGATCATCCGTCACGACCAACCCACCTCCTGGGCGGATGCCCGGGTCGCCCGGTTAGCGGCGCTAAGTGGATAA
- a CDS encoding carbohydrate porin, which translates to MNLRWNELLQRWWVAGVAGCMSVSAWGQAEPNPAAGDPSSQSAAEVRADASTPSATVQAEQPKSEETGGAEPTEASPAPGESKSAPAYDVWTAKQLTGDWGGARTQLKESGIDIQLTSQTQFMANMKGGLETANGTDFAGTYDLTLLLDFEKMKWIDGGTFFFRAKGSYGGEVSDFDREKIGGLFRTDGDAGPEEPIFVDKWWWRQRLLDDRIELRVGRLVTAKDLFDENAAANSEDIQFLNTALVTNPTIPHRNGLGLYASLWPVDWLNLRAAVVDNDARPTRTGFDSAFHDEARFAAYAELGLAPKWICRGDILPGHYRFGTWYDPRTKTEYRNTLGGLLARRVQTGDYGFYFGSDQMLWKEQDDPKDEQGLSAFARYGFAHEDRNLFEHFWAVGAQYRGPIPGRDRDTVAFAVAQGILSDDLRRATRPRADSETVYELYYAYELAPWCVLTPDLQYVVNPGGDDNDRDAFVFGLRLRASF; encoded by the coding sequence ATGAATCTGAGATGGAACGAGTTGCTGCAACGATGGTGGGTGGCCGGGGTCGCAGGCTGCATGAGTGTGTCGGCGTGGGGGCAGGCCGAACCGAATCCAGCGGCGGGAGATCCTTCGTCGCAGAGCGCGGCGGAAGTTCGAGCGGATGCCTCAACGCCGTCGGCGACGGTGCAGGCGGAACAGCCCAAGTCGGAGGAGACCGGCGGCGCCGAGCCGACGGAGGCTTCGCCCGCGCCTGGCGAATCGAAGTCCGCTCCTGCGTACGACGTCTGGACCGCCAAGCAACTCACCGGTGACTGGGGAGGCGCCCGTACGCAGCTCAAGGAATCGGGAATCGACATTCAGCTGACCAGCCAGACGCAGTTCATGGCGAACATGAAGGGCGGACTGGAAACCGCCAACGGGACGGATTTCGCGGGAACCTACGATCTGACCCTGCTGCTTGACTTCGAAAAGATGAAATGGATCGACGGCGGCACGTTCTTCTTTCGCGCCAAGGGCAGTTACGGCGGTGAAGTCAGCGACTTCGATCGGGAGAAAATCGGCGGGCTATTCCGTACCGACGGCGACGCCGGACCGGAGGAGCCGATCTTCGTGGACAAGTGGTGGTGGCGACAGCGCCTGCTGGACGACCGCATCGAACTGCGCGTCGGACGGCTGGTTACCGCCAAGGATCTCTTCGACGAGAACGCCGCAGCCAACAGCGAAGACATCCAGTTTCTGAACACGGCCCTGGTGACCAATCCCACGATTCCCCACCGCAATGGTCTGGGTCTCTACGCGAGCCTCTGGCCGGTGGACTGGCTGAATCTCCGTGCCGCGGTGGTGGACAACGACGCCCGACCGACACGCACGGGTTTCGATTCGGCCTTCCACGACGAGGCCCGCTTCGCCGCGTACGCGGAACTCGGCCTGGCCCCGAAATGGATTTGCAGGGGCGACATTCTGCCGGGCCATTATCGATTCGGCACGTGGTACGATCCGCGCACCAAGACGGAATATCGCAACACCCTTGGCGGTCTGTTGGCGCGAAGGGTGCAGACCGGCGATTACGGATTCTACTTCGGCTCGGACCAGATGCTCTGGAAGGAGCAGGATGACCCCAAGGACGAGCAGGGACTGTCGGCATTCGCCCGTTACGGATTCGCGCACGAAGACCGCAACCTGTTCGAGCATTTCTGGGCCGTCGGCGCGCAGTATCGCGGGCCCATTCCCGGCCGGGATCGTGACACCGTCGCCTTCGCCGTCGCGCAGGGAATCCTGTCGGACGACCTTCGCCGGGCGACGCGTCCGCGTGCCGACAGCGAGACGGTGTACGAACTGTATTACGCCTATGAATTGGCGCCGTGGTGCGTGCTAACGCCCGACCTCCAGTATGTGGTTAACCCGGGCGGCGACGACAACGACCGGGACGCGTTTGTCTTCGGCCTCCGGCTCCGCGCCAGCTTCTGA
- a CDS encoding carbohydrate porin gives MRRTRWYWAPAAMGLFFPTIDSRADEPQPEKPTPESAEVTKTVEEPATSAAEPPYIWQAETITGDWGGARTKLSDGGVVIELTSQTQFMNNLKGGLETHNGHDFAGTYDLNLLLDFEKMFSLSGAEFFFRAHGSYGGEDSDFDAEKIGGLFATNNDAGPEEPIFVEKWWWRQRLLDDRIEIHIGRLTTDDIFDLNDVTGGEDTQFLNGALVINQTIPHRNGLGVTAGVWPTDWLNIVAGFVDADAGATRTGFDTAFHGPNRAVAMAELTLAPEWVTTCGVFTGHYRFGTWYDPSPKEHFRWIPGNVEAPTKTGDFGFYFGADERVSRESADPEDEQGLSIGARYGFAHGYVNSLEHFWSIGAHYVGLIPDRDNDVLGLAVAQGLLSNDYERWVEPEAGQETVIETYYAIHLAPWCVLTPDFQYVVDSGGKDDGDDAFVFGLRLRVFF, from the coding sequence ATGCGACGCACTCGATGGTATTGGGCGCCCGCCGCCATGGGCCTTTTCTTTCCGACGATCGATTCCCGCGCGGATGAACCGCAGCCGGAGAAACCGACCCCGGAATCCGCCGAGGTGACGAAGACCGTGGAGGAGCCGGCGACGTCGGCGGCCGAACCGCCTTACATCTGGCAGGCCGAGACGATCACCGGCGACTGGGGGGGCGCTCGCACGAAGCTCTCAGACGGCGGCGTGGTCATCGAGCTGACCAGCCAGACGCAATTCATGAACAACCTGAAGGGCGGCCTGGAAACGCACAACGGCCACGACTTCGCCGGGACGTACGACCTCAACCTGCTGCTGGACTTCGAGAAGATGTTCTCGCTGAGCGGGGCGGAATTTTTCTTCCGGGCGCACGGCTCGTACGGCGGCGAGGACTCGGATTTCGATGCGGAGAAGATCGGGGGCCTGTTCGCGACCAACAATGATGCCGGTCCGGAAGAGCCGATTTTCGTGGAGAAGTGGTGGTGGCGGCAGCGATTGCTGGATGATCGGATCGAAATCCACATCGGTCGCCTCACAACGGACGACATCTTCGACTTGAACGACGTTACCGGGGGAGAGGACACACAATTCCTGAACGGCGCGCTGGTCATCAACCAGACGATTCCGCATCGCAACGGCCTGGGCGTCACGGCCGGCGTGTGGCCCACAGACTGGTTGAACATCGTCGCGGGCTTCGTGGATGCCGACGCCGGGGCCACGCGGACGGGATTCGACACGGCGTTTCACGGGCCGAATCGGGCGGTGGCGATGGCCGAACTGACTCTGGCGCCGGAGTGGGTCACGACATGCGGCGTATTCACGGGGCATTATCGTTTCGGAACCTGGTATGACCCGTCGCCCAAGGAGCATTTCCGGTGGATTCCCGGCAATGTCGAGGCACCAACCAAGACCGGCGACTTCGGATTTTATTTCGGCGCCGATGAGCGCGTCTCGAGGGAATCGGCGGATCCGGAGGACGAGCAGGGACTCAGCATCGGGGCACGGTACGGTTTTGCCCACGGCTACGTGAACAGCCTGGAGCACTTCTGGTCGATCGGCGCGCACTACGTCGGGCTGATTCCCGATCGTGACAACGACGTCCTGGGATTGGCGGTGGCGCAGGGCCTTCTGTCCAACGACTATGAGCGGTGGGTCGAACCCGAAGCCGGGCAGGAGACCGTCATCGAGACCTACTACGCTATTCACCTGGCACCGTGGTGCGTCTTGACGCCCGACTTTCAGTACGTCGTGGATTCCGGCGGAAAGGACGACGGCGACGATGCATTCGTCTTCGGGCTACGGCTTCGCGTGTTCTTCTGA